In one Catenovulum adriaticum genomic region, the following are encoded:
- a CDS encoding TolC family protein yields the protein MLNQHSNQHKIPAPERWTYLTQPHYQPENTSLADNNSLIVLPNELKELIQQALVANQELAIAIARFSVSAADLDMSNAKQLPTLNASLNSSRSQRLTGVNSNIQDKSINNSFTGALRFNWELDLWQRLADQVKASESDFYASEQDLLNVKQSIISQVVATYLALAENHKLIENTQANYNSQRQRVEITEYRLDKGLADSLDLRLAKNNLFSIQANLAQQELNYAKAEQKMNVLLGRYPGTKLNLKLDSVELATFKLTISPTQVLTHRPDIRAAEARVASAFSRWKSADKNNLPKINLTANFRGSREEIAQLLDWQYWLASIAVDLTQPIFDGGAIDADIAQKSARQQWAWAQYQKSILNAWQEIEQNLAAEYALTKRHKALEQAYLQIAASESLLINQYEQGLIKSFDLLSIQTRRMNTEMNKIRAQYAVLNNRVGLMLALGQPFSVDQNINAANEQNERQN from the coding sequence ATGTTAAACCAACATTCGAATCAACATAAGATACCAGCGCCTGAACGATGGACTTATTTAACACAACCGCATTATCAGCCTGAAAACACGTCTTTAGCCGATAACAACTCTCTCATTGTATTACCAAACGAGTTAAAAGAACTGATTCAGCAAGCCTTAGTAGCTAATCAAGAGCTTGCTATCGCCATTGCCCGTTTCTCGGTTTCAGCCGCTGATTTAGATATGAGTAATGCAAAGCAGCTTCCTACACTTAACGCGTCTTTAAATTCGTCCCGCTCACAACGGCTAACAGGTGTTAACAGTAATATCCAAGACAAATCAATTAATAATAGTTTTACGGGGGCGTTGCGTTTTAATTGGGAACTTGATTTATGGCAACGCCTAGCAGATCAAGTTAAAGCTTCTGAATCTGATTTTTATGCATCCGAACAAGATTTATTAAACGTTAAGCAGTCTATTATTAGCCAAGTGGTCGCTACTTATTTAGCTCTCGCTGAAAACCATAAACTAATCGAAAATACGCAAGCTAATTACAACAGTCAGCGACAGCGAGTTGAGATAACCGAATATAGACTAGATAAAGGATTAGCTGATAGCTTAGATCTTCGCCTTGCCAAAAATAACTTGTTTTCGATTCAGGCCAATCTTGCTCAGCAGGAACTCAATTATGCCAAAGCCGAGCAAAAAATGAATGTGCTTTTAGGTCGGTATCCAGGCACAAAACTTAACTTAAAATTAGACTCGGTTGAACTCGCCACGTTTAAATTGACGATTTCACCGACCCAAGTATTAACTCACAGACCGGATATTAGAGCAGCAGAAGCCAGAGTTGCGAGCGCATTTAGCCGCTGGAAAAGTGCAGATAAAAATAATTTGCCAAAAATTAATTTAACCGCGAACTTTAGAGGGAGTCGAGAAGAAATTGCGCAATTACTAGACTGGCAATACTGGCTGGCGAGCATTGCAGTTGACTTAACGCAGCCTATTTTTGATGGTGGAGCAATTGATGCTGATATTGCACAAAAATCGGCTAGGCAGCAATGGGCTTGGGCGCAATACCAAAAAAGCATATTAAATGCATGGCAAGAGATTGAACAAAATTTAGCCGCTGAGTACGCGCTAACGAAAAGGCATAAAGCATTAGAGCAAGCGTACCTGCAAATTGCCGCCTCTGAATCTTTATTAATTAACCAATATGAGCAAGGCTTAATTAAAAGTTTTGATTTATTGTCAATTCAAACTCGCCGAATGAATACCGAAATGAATAAAATACGTGCGCAATATGCGGTTTTAAATAACCGAGTAGGCTTAATGTTAGCACTCGGGCAACCTTTTTCGGTAGACCAAAATATCAATGCTGCTAATGAACAAAATGAGCGCCAAAACTGA